One Pontibacillus yanchengensis DNA window includes the following coding sequences:
- a CDS encoding sporulation YhaL family protein yields MMEIAGFPWWVLAIILFMIFCGYMAYRAMREDQKMENHFIEQEGQKYMARIEEARQQKDENKEHTMASGS; encoded by the coding sequence ATGATGGAAATTGCCGGTTTTCCTTGGTGGGTGTTAGCTATCATCTTGTTTATGATCTTTTGTGGGTATATGGCTTATCGCGCTATGCGTGAGGACCAGAAAATGGAGAATCATTTTATTGAGCAAGAAGGACAAAAGTATATGGCACGCATTGAAGAAGCTAGACAACAAAAAGACGAAAATAAAGAGCACACAATGGCCTCCGGATCTTAA
- a CDS encoding ABC transporter permease, producing MLNAQELWRNRLNNHSKEMGRYLRLMFNDHFAFAMFFFLAGLAYVYQQWLADLSNGFPSALVIAVILGLLLTYSPIRTMLKEADLVFLLPAEAQLGSFFRNGIIYSYITHLFTLLFIFVALGPLYFTTYPERSGSDFLVLGVVVVVFKAWNILSHWWEINSRVGWSGYIDPIFRTLLNGLTIYFIVVGNAWIFAVITTLLFFGVMMYDYTLAKKRRGIAWDLLIEKEQARMQTFYRIANLFTDVPHLKKTIKKRHWLAGLVKSPIPFQQNQTFDYMYRITFVRSSDYLGMYVRLLVIAGALVYWVPNFWFQLGFAFLFLYMSGFQMVTLWHHHKQLEWLDLYPVPLEQRKRALLKWLFQLMLVKTFVLGIVFLLLWNLLGVAIVWVGGAIFSYGMVYKYLVHRMN from the coding sequence ATGCTTAATGCTCAAGAGCTTTGGAGGAATCGGTTAAATAATCATTCGAAGGAGATGGGGCGATATTTACGTCTCATGTTTAATGATCACTTTGCGTTTGCGATGTTTTTCTTTTTAGCTGGCTTAGCTTATGTTTATCAGCAATGGCTCGCAGATTTATCAAATGGTTTTCCATCTGCCTTGGTCATTGCCGTTATTCTTGGGCTGCTTCTTACGTATAGCCCTATTCGAACAATGCTGAAAGAAGCAGATTTGGTGTTTCTCTTGCCGGCAGAGGCTCAACTGGGTTCCTTTTTTCGAAATGGAATTATTTACAGCTATATCACGCATCTATTTACGCTTTTATTCATTTTCGTAGCACTAGGGCCGTTATATTTTACTACCTATCCCGAACGTAGTGGATCTGATTTTCTAGTATTAGGTGTAGTTGTAGTCGTATTTAAAGCTTGGAATATCTTGAGCCATTGGTGGGAAATCAATAGTCGTGTTGGTTGGAGTGGATATATAGACCCCATCTTTCGTACCTTGCTAAACGGCTTGACTATTTATTTTATTGTAGTTGGCAATGCATGGATATTTGCTGTAATAACAACACTTCTTTTCTTTGGAGTAATGATGTACGACTATACGCTTGCAAAAAAACGTAGAGGCATAGCATGGGATTTACTTATAGAGAAGGAACAAGCAAGAATGCAGACCTTCTACCGTATCGCGAATTTATTTACAGATGTTCCACATTTGAAAAAAACCATCAAGAAACGTCATTGGCTCGCAGGATTGGTTAAATCTCCAATTCCATTTCAGCAAAATCAAACATTCGATTACATGTATCGCATTACGTTTGTTCGTAGTAGTGATTATTTAGGGATGTATGTTCGACTATTGGTCATTGCTGGAGCTCTTGTTTATTGGGTACCTAACTTTTGGTTCCAGCTTGGATTTGCTTTTTTATTCTTATACATGAGTGGTTTTCAAATGGTCACACTTTGGCATCATCATAAACAGTTAGAGTGGCTAGACCTCTATCCAGTACCATTAGAGCAAAGAAAACGGGCATTATTAAAATGGTTGTTCCAACTAATGCTTGTGAAAACGTTCGTATTAGGTATCGTATTTCTATTGCTATGGAACTTATTAGGGGTCGCAATCGTATGGGTTGGTGGAGCAATCTTTAGTTATGGAATGGTTTATAAATATTTAGTTCATCGTATGAATTGA
- a CDS encoding glycine betaine ABC transporter substrate-binding protein → MFNLNWKRLGLAAGLSLSIVAAGCGSSDGGSSDSGSSNGDSAEGGESKAAIGEELDYTITGIDAGAGVVKTSEKAVEEYGLENWEVQTSSGGAMTEALGNAIEDEEPIIVTGWTPHWKFAKYDLKYLEDPKGVFGGEEQIKTMVKTGLKEEKPNLYKILDQFKWSSEEMGKVMLARKDGTPIEEAAKNWVKENSDKVSEWTKGTEKVDGTKAKLVYVSWDSEIASTNVIGEVLRQQGFEVKLTQLQNAAMWQAVAEGEADGMVAAWLPGTHGDLYESNKDSLEDLGANLEGAKIGLVVPKYMDISSIEDLKSE, encoded by the coding sequence ATGTTTAATTTAAACTGGAAACGTCTAGGTTTGGCGGCTGGTTTGTCACTTTCAATCGTAGCTGCAGGTTGCGGTTCTTCTGATGGAGGATCATCTGATTCTGGTTCATCCAATGGAGATAGCGCTGAAGGTGGAGAATCGAAAGCTGCTATTGGAGAAGAACTTGATTACACAATCACTGGTATCGACGCTGGTGCAGGTGTTGTGAAGACATCTGAAAAAGCAGTAGAAGAATATGGTCTTGAAAACTGGGAAGTACAAACTTCTTCTGGTGGAGCTATGACGGAAGCACTAGGCAACGCTATTGAAGACGAAGAGCCAATCATTGTTACAGGTTGGACACCACACTGGAAGTTCGCTAAATATGACCTTAAATATCTAGAAGATCCAAAAGGTGTGTTTGGTGGCGAAGAGCAAATCAAGACAATGGTAAAAACAGGTCTTAAAGAAGAGAAACCAAATCTATATAAGATTCTAGATCAGTTCAAATGGTCTTCTGAAGAAATGGGTAAAGTCATGCTTGCACGAAAAGACGGAACTCCAATCGAAGAAGCTGCTAAGAATTGGGTTAAAGAAAACTCTGACAAGGTAAGCGAATGGACAAAAGGAACAGAAAAAGTCGATGGTACGAAAGCGAAACTTGTTTATGTATCTTGGGACTCTGAGATTGCTTCTACAAACGTAATTGGCGAAGTACTTCGTCAACAAGGTTTCGAAGTTAAGCTTACTCAACTGCAAAACGCCGCTATGTGGCAAGCAGTTGCTGAAGGCGAAGCTGACGGTATGGTAGCTGCATGGTTACCAGGTACTCACGGCGATCTTTATGAGTCAAATAAAGACAGCCTAGAAGATCTTGGTGCGAACCTTGAAGGTGCAAAAATCGGTCTAGTTGTTCCGAAATACATGGATATCAGCTCTATTGAAGACCTGAAATCTGAATAA
- a CDS encoding ABC transporter permease, producing the protein MKIIETIPMKQWISNLTDWITDNFEFLFEPIKDNLGAFIEWLSETLQWINPWLFIALIAILAFFVTGKRIGLAIFAFIGLWFIFNQDLWQDLMDTFSLVITSSIISVIVGVPFGIWMAKSRVVEAIITPVLDFMQTMPAFVYLIPAVAFFGIGMVPGVFASVIFAVPPTVRFTNLGIRQVSKELIEASEAFGTTGFQKLFKVQLPMAKKTIMAGINQTVMLALSMVVIASMIGAEGLGQKVIESLSRNNVGLGFVAGVSIVILAIIIDRFTQSLNTQKGE; encoded by the coding sequence ATGAAGATCATCGAAACGATTCCGATGAAACAGTGGATCAGTAATTTAACAGACTGGATTACAGATAATTTTGAATTCTTATTCGAGCCAATCAAAGATAATTTAGGTGCCTTTATTGAATGGCTTAGTGAAACACTACAATGGATAAACCCATGGTTGTTCATTGCTTTGATTGCCATTTTGGCCTTCTTTGTTACAGGTAAACGTATTGGTTTAGCGATTTTTGCTTTCATAGGTTTATGGTTTATATTCAACCAAGATCTATGGCAAGACTTAATGGATACATTCTCACTCGTTATAACCTCGAGTATTATATCCGTAATTGTAGGTGTTCCATTTGGGATATGGATGGCGAAAAGTAGGGTCGTAGAGGCAATTATTACACCAGTTCTCGACTTTATGCAGACGATGCCAGCCTTTGTATATTTAATCCCAGCCGTTGCCTTCTTTGGTATCGGAATGGTTCCAGGGGTGTTTGCATCTGTTATTTTCGCAGTACCTCCAACTGTTCGTTTTACGAACTTAGGTATTCGCCAAGTATCGAAAGAATTGATTGAAGCATCAGAAGCCTTTGGTACAACAGGATTTCAGAAGTTATTTAAAGTTCAGCTGCCTATGGCAAAGAAAACCATTATGGCAGGTATTAACCAAACAGTAATGCTTGCACTTTCCATGGTTGTTATTGCATCCATGATTGGTGCAGAAGGTCTAGGTCAAAAAGTAATTGAATCCTTATCACGTAACAATGTTGGACTAGGCTTCGTAGCTGGTGTAAGTATCGTTATTCTAGCGATTATTATTGACCGTTTCACTCAAAGCCTTAACACGCAAAAGGGTGAATAA
- a CDS encoding peptidylprolyl isomerase — protein MKKLTLATTFAASVLALTACSQSQSDQSELVVESKNGNITKEQFYEELKDRYGDQVLHEMIVKEVLNDDFEVTKEEVEQELERYKSQYGDQFDQALQQMGFQNEEDFKTVLEYSLLQQKAATAKVEVSDEDIQQRYERMKTELQASHIIVDSEEKAKEVAKKVKEGNKSFAELAKEYSTGPSASKGGDLGTFGPGKMDPAFEDAAYALEEGEVSDPVQSSFGWHIIKVSDKKETDVKPLDEMRDQIKSELQKQQVNNADAKTSIDQIIKDANVDIKIKEFKDIFDNKESAQ, from the coding sequence ATGAAAAAACTCACTCTAGCCACTACTTTTGCTGCTAGTGTTCTAGCTTTAACAGCTTGTTCTCAATCTCAATCAGACCAATCTGAGTTAGTTGTTGAGTCCAAAAATGGGAATATTACGAAAGAACAATTCTATGAGGAACTGAAAGATCGTTACGGGGATCAAGTTTTGCATGAAATGATTGTTAAAGAAGTACTGAATGATGATTTTGAAGTAACAAAGGAAGAAGTGGAACAAGAGCTTGAAAGGTATAAGAGTCAATACGGTGATCAATTTGACCAAGCTCTCCAGCAAATGGGTTTCCAAAACGAAGAAGATTTCAAAACCGTACTAGAATATAGCTTACTGCAGCAGAAAGCAGCTACAGCAAAGGTTGAAGTTAGTGATGAAGACATTCAACAACGCTATGAGCGTATGAAAACTGAACTACAAGCAAGCCACATTATTGTTGATTCAGAAGAAAAAGCTAAAGAAGTTGCCAAAAAGGTAAAAGAAGGGAATAAAAGTTTCGCTGAACTTGCCAAAGAATATTCAACTGGTCCTTCCGCTTCAAAGGGTGGAGACTTAGGTACATTTGGTCCAGGAAAAATGGATCCTGCCTTTGAAGATGCTGCCTATGCACTTGAAGAAGGCGAAGTGAGTGATCCTGTTCAATCGTCTTTTGGTTGGCATATCATTAAAGTATCAGACAAAAAAGAAACAGATGTAAAACCACTAGATGAAATGAGAGACCAAATTAAGTCAGAGCTCCAAAAACAACAAGTCAATAATGCAGATGCAAAAACATCCATAGATCAAATCATTAAGGATGCGAATGTGGATATTAAAATTAAAGAATTCAAAGATATATTCGATAATAAAGAATCAGCACAATAA
- a CDS encoding tryptophan transporter has protein sequence MSNRLDTRILVLLSLLVGIGAVLHIFAPPILFGMKPDMLLVMMFLGILLFPKLPYVMLLSFVTGGISALTTSVPGGQIANVVDKPITALLFFGVYVALSKVMSSNKLAPILTAFGTLISGTIFLFVAVMLIGLVETTFSALFLAVVLPTAAFNTVAMIVIYPIVQKIFARTRIAQISSKAS, from the coding sequence ATGAGTAATCGTTTGGACACACGTATCTTAGTATTATTGTCATTGCTTGTAGGTATTGGAGCTGTTTTACACATTTTTGCTCCACCGATTTTATTTGGTATGAAGCCGGATATGCTTCTTGTCATGATGTTCTTGGGTATTCTATTATTTCCTAAGCTTCCTTATGTAATGTTGCTATCCTTCGTAACAGGCGGTATTTCTGCTCTAACGACATCCGTACCTGGTGGACAAATTGCAAATGTAGTTGATAAACCTATTACAGCTTTACTATTTTTTGGAGTATATGTTGCTTTAAGCAAAGTTATGAGCTCTAACAAACTAGCACCTATCCTTACAGCTTTCGGCACACTCATAAGTGGAACAATCTTTTTATTTGTAGCTGTAATGCTCATTGGTCTTGTAGAAACCACATTTAGTGCTCTATTCTTGGCTGTTGTACTTCCAACAGCTGCTTTTAATACAGTAGCAATGATTGTCATTTATCCAATTGTCCAAAAGATTTTTGCACGCACACGAATTGCGCAAATTTCATCTAAAGCATCATAA
- a CDS encoding EcsC family protein, translating to MEETHYEAKVREEANRWVKQMEKKSSIIQRRSKHIQSIINKKVPDQVHSVVTESVKQMIQLALTSSKYIYKVEIKEHATLEEREEMIKERLRQYKRTAALEGAGTGAGGILLGAADFPLLLSIKMKFLFDVGQLYGYDVTKYEERMYLLHLFILAFSSDEQKKSVLHTVVHWEKEKLEWREVDWKTLQIEYRDTIDFVKMMQLIPGIGALVGAWGNYRLLEKLGETAMNGYRLRMLSS from the coding sequence TTGGAAGAAACACATTATGAAGCTAAAGTAAGAGAGGAAGCAAATCGATGGGTTAAGCAAATGGAGAAAAAATCCTCCATCATTCAAAGACGATCCAAGCACATACAATCCATCATTAACAAAAAGGTACCAGACCAAGTTCATAGTGTCGTTACCGAAAGTGTGAAGCAGATGATTCAGCTTGCCTTAACGAGTTCAAAGTATATTTATAAAGTGGAAATAAAAGAACACGCAACACTAGAAGAAAGAGAAGAGATGATTAAAGAAAGACTGAGACAGTATAAACGTACAGCTGCATTAGAAGGAGCTGGGACAGGTGCGGGTGGTATATTACTAGGTGCAGCCGATTTCCCCCTATTGCTCAGTATTAAGATGAAGTTTCTGTTTGATGTCGGTCAATTATATGGATATGACGTAACCAAATACGAGGAGCGGATGTATTTGTTGCATTTGTTTATTCTTGCTTTTTCGAGTGATGAGCAGAAAAAGTCGGTGCTTCATACAGTGGTACATTGGGAGAAAGAAAAGCTAGAGTGGAGAGAGGTTGATTGGAAAACGTTGCAAATAGAATACCGAGATACGATTGATTTTGTGAAAATGATGCAACTTATACCGGGAATCGGAGCACTTGTGGGAGCCTGGGGGAATTATCGATTATTAGAGAAGCTTGGGGAGACGGCAATGAATGGGTACCGCCTCCGTATGCTCTCTTCTTAA
- a CDS encoding HIT family protein: protein MSQDCIFCKIMDGDIPSAKVYEDEFVYAFLDISQTTKGHTLVIPKQHTKNIYETDATTAEQLFSRVPKVANAIKEAFNPVGLNMLNNNEEAAGQSVFHLHIHLIPRYGSNDGFGAKWETHTDDYSNEDLQSIASSIAEQVK from the coding sequence ATGAGTCAAGATTGTATATTCTGTAAAATAATGGATGGAGATATTCCATCTGCCAAGGTATATGAAGATGAGTTTGTGTATGCGTTCCTTGATATTAGTCAAACAACAAAAGGTCATACACTAGTTATTCCAAAGCAGCACACAAAAAACATATATGAAACAGATGCTACAACCGCTGAGCAGCTTTTCTCTCGTGTGCCAAAAGTTGCTAATGCAATTAAAGAAGCATTCAACCCAGTAGGCTTAAACATGCTAAATAACAATGAGGAAGCTGCAGGTCAGTCTGTATTTCACCTTCATATTCATCTCATTCCTCGTTATGGTAGTAATGATGGCTTTGGGGCGAAGTGGGAAACCCATACAGATGACTATTCTAATGAGGACCTTCAATCGATTGCTTCCTCCATTGCGGAACAAGTGAAGTAA
- a CDS encoding YjcZ family sporulation protein encodes MSKGYGGGFALIVVLFILLIIVGASWLY; translated from the coding sequence ATGAGTAAAGGTTATGGCGGAGGATTTGCCTTGATTGTTGTATTGTTCATCTTGTTAATCATCGTTGGTGCATCTTGGTTGTACTAG
- a CDS encoding DUF1878 family protein, producing the protein MENKVYDTEMIAFHVRLLSQMSKTDHYPFTKMILEKGLKEEEYQEVLSLLHTLQNMYEEQKEEGLLDYTSLLIHFAGMLNMKLHPDDTMDALHKEGKYEELMEEFKKCLVNVI; encoded by the coding sequence GTGGAGAATAAAGTGTATGACACAGAAATGATAGCATTTCATGTCAGGCTTCTATCGCAAATGTCTAAAACGGATCACTACCCGTTCACGAAGATGATTTTGGAAAAAGGGCTAAAAGAAGAGGAATATCAAGAGGTACTAAGCTTGTTACATACATTACAGAATATGTATGAGGAACAAAAAGAAGAAGGCCTATTAGATTACACATCTCTGCTCATTCATTTTGCTGGTATGTTAAATATGAAACTACATCCGGATGACACAATGGATGCTTTACATAAAGAAGGAAAGTACGAAGAGTTGATGGAGGAGTTTAAAAAATGCTTAGTGAATGTAATATAG
- a CDS encoding DUF3267 domain-containing protein: MNLNCWKSFNITKEFGSNRIYLLSLILGTFSFILLYLPVSMLHQHQAVKDHGLFPIAVALFLLPIIHKLMHMIPLLLLNKRVRIRWKLKRGILPTFSYRTFSTLSKKTSILMALAPTLFLTIPGIVTSYVFPNYYAYILVFTAVNIGLSFTDFLCVRQFLLAPKKCIIENAKDGYDILIDRYKQ, translated from the coding sequence ATGAACTTAAACTGCTGGAAATCCTTTAACATCACTAAAGAATTTGGTTCAAATCGAATTTATTTACTAAGTCTTATACTTGGTACTTTTTCATTTATTCTCTTATATTTACCCGTTTCTATGCTACACCAGCATCAAGCAGTGAAAGATCATGGATTGTTTCCGATAGCAGTGGCGTTATTCTTACTTCCCATTATCCACAAGTTAATGCATATGATTCCGCTCTTACTGCTAAATAAACGAGTGCGTATTCGCTGGAAATTAAAGCGTGGTATCTTACCGACATTCTCATATCGTACGTTTTCCACTTTATCAAAGAAAACGTCTATTCTAATGGCATTAGCACCAACGTTATTTTTGACGATCCCGGGAATCGTAACTAGCTACGTATTCCCGAATTATTACGCATATATCTTAGTGTTTACTGCTGTTAATATTGGCTTGTCTTTTACCGATTTCTTATGTGTAAGACAATTCTTACTTGCACCAAAAAAATGTATTATTGAAAATGCAAAAGATGGATACGACATCTTGATTGACAGATACAAACAATAA
- a CDS encoding ABC transporter ATP-binding protein — MDSLLHIENVVGGYTHKNVLHGISFDIQPGEIMGLIGLNGAGKSTTIKHIIGLMQPKEGKVMINGQTFQQDPEQYRSQFSYIPEMPVLYEELTLKEHLRLTAMAYGLSEDTFEERLQPLLKEFRMEKKLNWFPVHFSKGMRQKVMIMCAFLVEPSLYIVDEPFVGLDPLGIQSYLQLMNNMKAQGAGVLMSTHILATAERYCDRFVILHDGEVRAKGTLEELRTSFNMPGSTLDDIYVELTKEDEHA; from the coding sequence ATGGATTCATTATTACATATAGAAAACGTCGTCGGTGGATATACACATAAAAACGTTCTCCATGGAATTTCGTTTGATATCCAACCAGGAGAAATTATGGGACTTATCGGTTTGAATGGAGCGGGAAAAAGTACAACCATCAAGCATATCATTGGCCTCATGCAACCAAAAGAAGGAAAAGTAATGATTAATGGGCAAACGTTTCAACAAGATCCAGAACAGTATCGTAGCCAATTCTCTTATATACCAGAGATGCCAGTTTTATATGAAGAGCTTACCTTGAAGGAGCATTTACGTTTAACCGCAATGGCCTATGGTCTTTCTGAAGATACATTTGAAGAACGTTTACAGCCACTCTTAAAGGAATTTAGAATGGAAAAGAAACTGAATTGGTTTCCGGTTCACTTCTCCAAAGGTATGCGTCAAAAGGTAATGATCATGTGTGCTTTCTTAGTAGAACCTTCTCTCTATATTGTGGACGAACCTTTTGTGGGACTGGATCCTTTAGGAATTCAATCCTACCTCCAGTTAATGAACAACATGAAGGCTCAAGGGGCAGGTGTATTAATGTCCACACACATTTTAGCAACTGCTGAACGTTATTGCGATCGTTTTGTTATTCTTCATGATGGAGAGGTTCGTGCCAAAGGGACGCTAGAAGAATTGCGAACTTCCTTTAATATGCCAGGTTCTACTTTAGATGATATCTATGTAGAACTCACAAAGGAAGATGAACATGCTTAA
- a CDS encoding GbsR/MarR family transcriptional regulator produces the protein MPNMDNDTVLSEVQYNAVTEFSKTLEMFSLTPSEARLFVTLYIEGEPMTLDEMSEALAKSKTSMSTGIRTLLDLNLVERVWKKGVRKDLYQANDNLFPKFMASYVQRWLDAACRQKQSLEETKTLLEREQGNIQTEYVNDLKERLDEMIEFHCLITKAFEKLDH, from the coding sequence ATGCCCAATATGGACAATGATACTGTACTTAGTGAAGTACAATATAATGCTGTCACAGAATTTTCAAAGACATTAGAAATGTTTAGTCTTACTCCTTCAGAAGCAAGACTATTTGTAACTTTATACATAGAAGGCGAACCGATGACCCTTGATGAAATGAGCGAAGCGCTAGCAAAAAGCAAGACTTCCATGAGCACTGGAATCCGAACCCTTCTCGACTTAAATTTAGTCGAACGGGTTTGGAAAAAAGGAGTAAGAAAAGATTTATATCAAGCAAATGATAACCTTTTCCCAAAATTTATGGCTTCTTATGTTCAACGCTGGCTTGATGCAGCTTGTAGACAGAAGCAATCACTAGAAGAAACGAAGACACTTTTAGAAAGAGAACAAGGAAACATACAAACTGAATACGTAAATGATCTTAAAGAGCGTCTTGATGAAATGATTGAATTTCACTGTTTAATTACGAAAGCATTTGAAAAACTTGATCATTAA
- a CDS encoding HTH-type transcriptional regulator Hpr, translated as MSQEERSSIHEAILFSHKMAQLSKALWKTIEKDWQQWIKPFNLNINEHHILWIAYHLKGASVSEVSKFGVMHVSTAFNFSKKLEERELLTFSKRENDKRNTYIQLTEQGEALLLETMKTYNPENNSLLTGTQPLKELYGKFPEFLDLVALIREIYGPEYLEILERSMNNIEEEFYDEEDFFTNASILKQE; from the coding sequence ATGAGTCAAGAAGAGCGTTCGTCAATTCATGAAGCCATCTTATTCAGCCATAAAATGGCTCAACTAAGTAAGGCTCTATGGAAAACAATAGAAAAAGATTGGCAACAATGGATCAAGCCGTTTAATTTAAATATAAATGAACATCACATTCTTTGGATTGCGTATCACCTTAAAGGAGCAAGTGTTTCTGAGGTATCTAAATTTGGAGTCATGCACGTTTCAACAGCATTTAATTTCTCTAAAAAATTGGAAGAAAGAGAACTACTTACTTTTTCGAAAAGGGAGAATGACAAGCGTAATACGTATATTCAATTAACAGAACAAGGAGAAGCATTGCTTCTAGAAACGATGAAAACGTATAATCCAGAAAATAACTCCTTGTTAACTGGTACACAACCGTTGAAAGAACTTTATGGTAAATTTCCAGAATTCTTAGACTTAGTAGCACTTATAAGAGAGATTTATGGACCGGAATACTTAGAGATATTAGAACGTTCCATGAATAATATTGAAGAAGAATTCTATGATGAGGAAGATTTCTTCACAAACGCAAGTATTCTCAAACAGGAATAA
- a CDS encoding YtxH domain-containing protein: MGKSKSLVLGFVVGGVVSAAATLLSTPSSGNQIRNQAKDTSTRLKDTITNLKGEGRELTEQIAQTSKEGAILLKDLSSDIKQSIESWKQTIEPHQRNIQKHLQEIEDSLKELEEKANQNQNEIQVQEHPPTPAAAEDEEQH; encoded by the coding sequence ATGGGAAAAAGTAAATCATTAGTGCTAGGATTTGTTGTAGGAGGCGTTGTAAGTGCAGCAGCAACATTACTTTCTACTCCTTCTTCAGGCAATCAAATCCGAAACCAAGCAAAAGATACCTCTACACGTTTGAAAGATACCATAACCAATTTAAAAGGTGAAGGCAGGGAACTTACCGAACAAATTGCTCAAACCTCAAAAGAAGGAGCTATTCTACTAAAAGATCTTTCTTCTGACATTAAGCAGTCAATTGAAAGCTGGAAGCAAACAATTGAGCCCCACCAACGTAATATTCAAAAACACCTTCAAGAAATTGAGGATAGCTTAAAAGAATTAGAAGAAAAAGCAAACCAAAACCAAAATGAAATCCAAGTCCAAGAGCATCCTCCAACTCCGGCAGCTGCCGAAGACGAAGAACAACATTAA
- a CDS encoding betaine/proline/choline family ABC transporter ATP-binding protein, whose amino-acid sequence MPIIKVENLSKIFGKNPSQAQKLLDEGYGKEEILEKTGNTVGVNRCNFEVEQSEIFVIMGLSGSGKSTLVRLLNRLIEPTEGSVYINDDNLSKMSSKDLRDIRRKKMSMVFQSFALFPYRTVLENAEFGLEVQGIDKSKRAEKSKEALELVGLGSFINQYPGQLSGGMRQRVGLARALANDPEVLLMDEAFSALDPLIRKEMQDELLDIQERMQKTIIFITHDLDEALRIGDRIALMKDGSIVQIGSPEEILVNPANDYVEKFVEDVDRSKVLTAQHIMKRPETVNIEKHGPRVALERMREEGLSSIYVTDRSRNLKGYVTADKASEAKQNNITDLNQIMVTDVPTASLETSMNEIFDMIHDSPVPIAVVEDGKLRGVIVRGAVIGALAGSEVSLNEDHRNDSDETVDQ is encoded by the coding sequence GTGCCGATCATCAAAGTAGAAAACTTATCAAAGATTTTCGGTAAGAATCCTTCCCAAGCACAAAAATTGCTTGATGAAGGTTATGGAAAAGAAGAAATACTTGAGAAAACAGGTAATACAGTCGGTGTAAATCGATGTAATTTTGAAGTAGAACAAAGTGAAATATTCGTTATTATGGGACTTTCTGGTAGTGGTAAATCTACACTAGTCCGTTTACTTAACCGTCTGATTGAACCAACAGAAGGTAGTGTTTATATTAATGACGATAATCTCTCCAAAATGAGCAGCAAAGACTTGAGAGACATTCGTCGTAAGAAAATGAGTATGGTTTTCCAAAGCTTCGCTTTATTCCCATACCGTACTGTTCTAGAAAATGCCGAATTTGGTCTAGAGGTACAAGGTATCGATAAAAGCAAAAGAGCTGAAAAATCGAAAGAGGCGCTTGAATTAGTAGGACTAGGTAGTTTCATAAATCAATATCCTGGTCAACTTTCAGGAGGTATGCGCCAGCGTGTTGGTTTAGCACGAGCATTAGCCAATGATCCAGAAGTGCTATTAATGGATGAGGCTTTCTCTGCACTTGACCCATTGATTCGTAAAGAAATGCAAGATGAACTATTGGATATTCAGGAACGTATGCAGAAAACAATCATCTTCATTACACACGATTTGGACGAAGCACTTCGTATCGGTGATCGTATTGCATTAATGAAAGATGGTTCGATTGTACAAATCGGTTCCCCTGAAGAAATATTAGTAAACCCAGCAAATGATTATGTAGAGAAATTCGTTGAAGACGTAGATCGTTCCAAGGTCTTAACTGCACAACATATTATGAAACGCCCAGAGACGGTGAACATAGAAAAACATGGTCCTCGTGTAGCTCTAGAGCGTATGAGAGAAGAAGGACTGTCTAGTATTTATGTTACAGATCGTTCACGTAACCTAAAGGGCTATGTAACAGCTGATAAAGCTTCAGAAGCGAAGCAAAACAATATAACAGACCTAAATCAAATTATGGTAACTGATGTACCAACAGCTTCTCTTGAAACATCTATGAATGAGATTTTTGACATGATTCATGATTCTCCAGTACCAATTGCTGTTGTAGAAGATGGGAAATTACGAGGAGTTATTGTACGTGGTGCTGTAATAGGAGCGCTAGCTGGAAGTGAGGTGTCATTGAATGAAGATCATCGAAACGATTCCGATGAAACAGTGGATCAGTAA